One window of the Endomicrobium proavitum genome contains the following:
- a CDS encoding NAD-dependent epimerase/dehydratase family protein, producing MVTKKVILTGATGLIGKEVIEPLKKSGFDIYALNIDKNNPDNGVNWIECNIFNYAQIKSVFEKVKPEYLLNFAWATVGDYLSSNINFDFLKAGLELLKHFAANGGKRAVFSGTCFEYKFKNSPLKETDDLNPETVYAKCKNYLRELSELYCKQNNINFGWGRIFYVYGHKENEKRLTAHIIKSIKENKEVIINAGSLVKDYMYSKDIGAAFAKFLDSGVSGAVNICTGKGISLADYALTIADKFNRKDLIKILNEPSNQPPFIVGDNLRLINEVGYKTQYALSAAIDNILKGENSK from the coding sequence ATGGTAACTAAAAAAGTAATACTTACCGGCGCTACCGGACTTATAGGCAAAGAAGTTATAGAGCCTCTTAAAAAATCAGGCTTTGACATTTACGCGCTCAATATAGACAAAAATAATCCCGACAACGGCGTAAATTGGATAGAGTGTAATATTTTTAACTATGCGCAAATAAAATCCGTTTTTGAAAAAGTAAAACCGGAATATCTTTTAAATTTCGCATGGGCTACCGTCGGAGATTATCTTTCCTCAAATATAAACTTTGATTTTTTAAAAGCCGGACTTGAGCTGTTAAAACACTTTGCCGCTAACGGCGGCAAACGCGCCGTTTTTTCAGGCACTTGTTTTGAATATAAATTTAAAAATTCCCCGCTTAAAGAAACCGACGATTTAAACCCTGAAACCGTTTATGCAAAATGTAAAAATTATTTGCGCGAACTTTCAGAACTTTACTGCAAACAAAACAATATTAATTTCGGATGGGGCAGAATTTTTTACGTTTACGGTCATAAAGAAAATGAAAAACGCCTTACGGCTCACATTATAAAAAGTATTAAAGAAAATAAAGAAGTTATAATAAACGCCGGAAGTTTAGTAAAAGATTATATGTATTCAAAAGATATCGGCGCTGCGTTTGCGAAATTTTTAGACAGCGGCGTTTCAGGCGCAGTAAATATATGCACGGGAAAAGGCATTTCTCTTGCAGACTACGCTTTAACAATAGCCGATAAATTCAACCGCAAAGATTTAATTAAAATATTAAACGAACCGTCAAACCAGCCGCCTTTTATTGTAGGCGACAACTTGCGTCTCATAAACGAAGTGGGTTACAAAACACAATACGCGCTTTCAGCCGCAATTGACAATATTTTAAAAGGTGAGAATTCAAAATGA
- the rfbF gene encoding glucose-1-phosphate cytidylyltransferase — protein MKVVILAGGYGTRISEESYLKPKPMIEIGEFPILVHIMKYYSHFGFNDFIICCGYKSFLIKEYFSNYYLHRSDVTFDFSAKNKITIHNNAAEPWKVTLVDTGLNTMTGGRIKRVEKYLEGERFLMTYGDGVCDLDINKLVEFHNINKKTATLTAIQPGGRFGVLNINNNNLIESFEEKKKEDGGWVNGGFMVLEPEIFSLLKDDSTILERDPLEKLAKHNQLAAYKHYGFWQCMDTQRDKHQLEQLWTSGKAPWKIW, from the coding sequence ATGAAAGTGGTAATTCTGGCCGGCGGTTACGGAACAAGAATAAGCGAAGAAAGCTACTTAAAACCAAAACCTATGATTGAGATAGGCGAGTTTCCGATACTTGTGCACATAATGAAATACTACTCTCATTTCGGATTTAACGATTTTATTATTTGCTGCGGCTATAAAAGTTTTCTCATAAAAGAATATTTTTCAAACTACTATCTGCACCGTTCCGACGTAACTTTTGATTTTTCCGCAAAAAATAAAATTACAATTCACAACAACGCGGCAGAGCCGTGGAAAGTAACTCTTGTAGATACGGGTCTTAACACAATGACCGGCGGAAGAATAAAAAGAGTTGAAAAATATTTAGAAGGCGAGCGTTTCCTTATGACTTACGGCGACGGCGTTTGCGATTTAGACATAAACAAGCTTGTAGAGTTTCACAATATAAATAAAAAAACAGCCACGCTTACGGCAATTCAACCCGGCGGACGTTTCGGCGTTTTAAACATAAACAACAATAATCTTATAGAAAGTTTTGAAGAAAAGAAAAAAGAAGACGGCGGCTGGGTTAACGGCGGATTTATGGTTTTAGAGCCGGAAATATTTTCACTGTTAAAAGATGATTCCACAATTTTAGAACGCGACCCGCTTGAAAAACTTGCAAAACACAATCAGCTTGCCGCATACAAGCACTACGGCTTCTGGCAGTGCATGGACACTCAAAGAGATAAGCACCAGCTTGAACAACTATGGACAAGCGGAAAAGCCCCGTGGAAAATATGGTAA